ATGTGATCTGTTAAGAGCAGTGTGACAGATTCTGCTCTCCATTGTAAACAAACAATAACTCGGTCGAAGGCACTCAAGCCtcatctatacacacacacacacaagctgcacATGTTTAAGAACCAGATTACCTAAAACTGTTTTGGTACCAGTGCACTTTTAATTACACTTAAAACTAAATTTATATGGTCCACCCTATGTCAGGGTGAATTTATCTGTATAAGCCAGGTTTAAATTACCAGTGTATAAACATGGATTAAGAGTTTAAAatccaattaaaaacaaaaacatttctagTTGTTTGACACAGCTTTGTGTTTAGATGTGGCCTTTTCTGAGTTTAACGGTCAATAAAATTAATCCAGAGATACACTTATGTAAACAGCAGAATCTAGTCAAGTGTTTTTTCTACTTTAAACTGGATTTTTGCCTCCTACCTAGCATTACCAATTTCAGCTGTGTTAGGAGTCAGCATGTATGCAGTTAGTAATTTCACTTTACTTTTTCTCTATACCATATGACATAAACTGTGAAGTACAGTCAAGTTCTCTCACTTTAAAGCATGAGGGCTGAGTGATAGTTTTTGCTTTCAAACATCTTTGATGATAAACCACAGGCAATAAGTGCTGTTTTGATCCACAGTCATTGGGCATGGCTAGCCAGTTATCCAAATGGTCTTTATCAGCCTTATACAAGCAGCAGTCAGTCAGTTTTCCAGGCCTTGTTGAGAATTTTGACCACTTCATCATAAATAACAAACACAATTGCTACATCCAAACACACTCGTCCAAGACGGGGAACTGTTCCTTTGTAAAATCTGTGGGTAGAAAAATTGTAAATAAGAAAATGTCTCATagaaggaagaaaatatttttagcatTGGAATGATGATGATTTGAAGTTTCAAATGTTAAATCTCCAAAAAGTTATGGCTATAAATCTATTTCAGAAAAAATGTCAACAGCAACTTGAACTCACAGTTTTGCAAATAGTTTTTAACACATATTCCTAAAACAAGTTGCCTGCAGTAACTGATTATATCAGATACATAAACTGGTGATGAAAAAAACCTATTAGATTACTTCCATTGGCTGGCAAATGGGCAAGAATTGTTATAGAAGATCAACAGTGCAAATGGTCCCAGTAGCACACTGAGAAAGGTGTGAAAGTTATCCAGTATGCTTCCATCTTCTTTTTCTCTGATCAGTCTGCATGGGATAGACAGGCATAATGGTATAGGGAAAGGTAAGGAACAGTGATTGTAAATGGCATGTGCCAATTCTAGACTGCAGTAAAAGCAAACTCAAAAAAGACACCAAAAAGCAGTACATGTTGAACTGCTCTAGGCCGGTACCCTTGGGGCTTGGCCAgcaccaaaccagagaatttgctgaaccacaagaggtcaatattttctagcagcactaccaacacttccactgcttactgggctcttagaagacatttggggtaaattagtgctgaacaacagcacagaacactgagacccaggactagtgtctgtaaacaaactttatgggactacagaaaacttggccacacccacaggtggatatccaggtaactaaaatcatgccaccctacagatgttgctggaggaggaggagagaaagagagagccagGTTAAAGAGGTTCAAATCTGTACTAAGATAACATGTCAATAAATGCCGTTCTACCCATAAGGTATGGGTTAGACTAAAAATTGTTACTCATCAAAATATGACAAACAGTTTCACTAAAATGTTGCAGCTATAATATTTCACATATATAGGTAATAACTGAATCCACTTACGCTAATGGGCCCTCATTTTTGAGGATCTGATAGGCACAGTCTagtgtatttttatatttatgaGCTTCCAGACCCTAAAATACAAAATAAGTGAAATAAGTTGAGTGATTAGAGAGCTCAGCTTTTAGCAAATTCCATGAACCGTAATTAAGAAGTGGCTTTTTGGAATgtcacctccctgcccctcaATCAGAATCCCAATCTGTCTCTGTGAAAAAATACCAGCCACAAATTTTGAAGATTTTATGTctagttttaatttttaaaatacaaatccaATGGTGTGCCATCATTAATACGTTTCCTTTATAAATGATTTCTGCTAATGTTTTACAAACGCACGCAAGGATATCTTCACAAAACATGGCTCTCTTTAGGGTAGTTGCGATGCCTTGTACCTGAAAGAGCCACCAGCACAGCACGATGCCAGATATGAAGTCAAATGCAAGCTTTTAGATTAaatctttttattgtttttgttcaGTGAGGTACAGGACCACAACTAGGGCTCCTTGATACTATGGCAATAATAATTTTCAGGAGTCACGGTTACCTTGACAAAATGTTGGTGTCAGAGTTCACCGTTAAGTGTAGTAACAGAGCTAGTtactagtccatatactatcaaaacaaaaaagcagtcaagtagcactttaaagactaacaaaataatttattaggtgagcttttgtgggacagacccacttcttcagaccatagccacaccagaacagactcaatatttaaggcacagagaacagtaatcaaggtggacaaatcagaaaaaaaaattatcaaggtgagcaaatcagagagtagagaggcaaaggtttgggggggggggggggcaagaattagattaagccaagtatgcaaacgagcccctatagtgacccagaaaattccaatctcggttcaaaccacgtgttaatgtccttttttgttttgtcagttcaGCATAAGAAATTCTTATTGCATCTTAAATGAAAGATCAGAGCTCTGCTCTGAGAAAGACTCCCAATACTATAAATATAGATCACCTCAAGATTTGTTTCTAGAGTGAATTTTACCTGCATCCTGGTTTTGATGACATCTAATGGAGTATTGCCAAATACACTGGCTGCACCTGCAGTAGCGCCAAATGCAGCTGTGATAAATGGGTTCACCTTTCTGTGGGGATTATCACCTGATCAAGCACATACAGAAGATAAAGAAATTAGACCACATACCCCTACAAAAGCTAATGCTTTTAGTAGCAATTTAGTTTTTAATTTATAACATACTCTCATTCAACTGACcaatcaacaaaaaagcaaaaagtatTGTTCAAACTTTTGTATCATTGCCAttgaagcagatttaaaaaaaaaaaaaaagttaaacaaaCTTTATCTACATCTCATAATACAATCACAAGCCTGGCTCATTTTACCTAGATACCAATTTCGAAGGGAAGTCATCACAAAGAAACGGATAGCTTGGTTTGAACCTTGTTTGAGGACAGTAGCTGTCAGTCCCTGGTATGTTCCACGTAAACCTATAAcagattaaattaattaaaattatgtTAACAAGTGTGAGTGAAAATTAGCCAGAATGAACCTGATGGTCTACTGAAAGATTGGCTATTTCACTGTAGTAAACTGTATTTCCTCTCACCAAATAATCTTGTATGACTAGGCTCAAATAGAACAAAGGATGTTTATGATTCCCCCCTTTAAGTTCAGCTAAGAACCATAATAGTTTTTGTTGCATCATACCTTGTTCTCGAACAATCTCACGGACACCATGGAAAAACCCTTTGTACTTTGGAATTACAGAGGACTGATCATGAATGAACTTCAcctgtagcaatttaaaaaacaaaacaacactgtCTCGTAATTATCATCCTCTCGTAGTCCATCATTCAATATGAACCAGGGCTACTGTGTTAGGTTCTACAATACTGTCAACTTTGCAATTTAGGGAGGAAAAGCCCTCTCCTGCCTTTTAAACAGTTCATATCATAACTATGTAAGTTTACACAGCGAAGTGATAATGCTCTGATCTAGTTGACCCAAGACAGATGATAATAGCACAAGCTAAAATGTGGAtagtcattttaaaaaacagaagtgaGGAAACTGACAGACTTGTTTAGCTGATAGAAAAAAAATTTCCAAGAAGTAGATGATATTATAGCATGTGAATATTAACATTCTGCCTACTTTTATAGTTTCCATTGGACAGACTACTACGACAGCTTCTGCAACACCTGCTCCAAGGCCACAAAGTAAACTCTTTCTGTTGTCTAGTTTCCCACTTGAATCCTTTGCATAATTGCTGAGGAACTCAAACATTCCAAACCTGCAGGGAACAGAAGAGTTTAATTTCCTCCACCATAAATTTCCTCAAATGCAGACAGGAAGCATGTGCCCTGAGTGAAGGGTAATGAACAATTATGCCGccccaggaaaaaacaaaaacaaaaacaaacacaaaaacagacCATAGTCCCGCTCAGAGCCACAAGATGGATTCAGGGTCCTTCTTTGCTCTGGATGGGGAAGTGAAGCAAATGAGAAGGTATCTGCACAAGCCCTGTTCTGTGCCCACCACAGATTATACCTCCTCTATATAGGTCCAACACCAGAGACAGAAACCCAAGGATACACCCATTCCTCACCCCTCCCTACCACTCCTTGCCTATATTCACAGGAGGCAAaacactgcccagccccacactgctactTACAATAAAGGTAACTCATAAGGTGGACTGAAGGGTATACCTCACATGACCAAGCAGAGAGAATGACAATCTATCCAGTGTGAACTGGTGTTTCCCTTCATATTACTAAAGTAATAACTATCACAAAAAAGTCAAAAGGAAATTGTGCCACTGCTATCATAACAATCTCATTCCAAATGGTAAAGTTCAGTAAAAGCACCCACTAAGAAATGCAGAAAGAGAAGGCAAATACAGAATGAAAAAATATCACATacttaagaaataaaaatgtcctTATTTTTACAAGTCGCAGCCAGTAAGATAATGAAGTTGACATTTTGCAGCGATCATTATCTGACCTTGGAATATTTGATCCAGGGCATAATACAAATAGCCTTGTGATGTTAAATCTCTATTATATACTACTTTATTTAAAACACTCtaggtgtgtctatacttgcattcctctttcaaaagaggaaagcaaatgtggaaatcaaaatgcaaatgtgttgcaaatttgcatatctgacacctcctTTGCatgtccctatttcaaaatagtttctttcgaaagaagaaaaccaacgtagatgctgctctttcaaaagtaaaccccatctttgaaagaatccttcttcccataaaaaaagagaaggattcttttgaagatggggtttacttttgaaagagcagcgtctacactggttgtCTTCGTtcaaaaaactattttgaaataggaacatgcacatgaggtgtcagatatgcaaatctgtacctcatttgcattttgatttcctcatttgcatacctctttcaaaagaggaatgcaagtgtagacaaaccctctgATGCCAAGCTGTGATGTTACTAAGAGTAAAGAAAGTAGGAAATGGACTTCTTTCCCCTTCAAACTGTGTAACAGTCTAACTGAAGTTATGCTTCTTTTTTCAGACGTTCACCTAGCATAAGAATCTGCAACAGTTTCAGAACAGAACATTTTTCAAGACCTATAGCAACTAAGACAAGGATAATATTGCAAGGCCAACAAAATAAAGATGGAACTCAAGAAGAGAGCTGTACTGAGTACAGCACAATACTTTAGAAATTgtatgaggtgggggagggagagaagaaagTGGCAAATGATATAATTACAAATAAGATAAAGCAGAAAAACACCAGGCTCATTTACCACTTTCAAATCAATGGatgaaaaaggttttttttatcAATTTTATAGCATGCTGTCAGTGAAGACCTTCCACAAATCTGACAGTTATGAATGTTTATCTAAAGATAACCTTACCTGACAGCAGATTTTGGAATCGAGCCATACAGTAGAGAACTTAGACCCCGGTACAGACCCTTGACACCATGATCCTGAATGGTTAGCTTCACACAGTGACCTGCAAGACAATTTCCAAATCTTGATAACTAACTTATCTTACAAATAAACCATAGAGGTTTGACTGCTAGGCTAAGAGTCTACGAGaaactttgaaattttaaatgcacacaaatgTAGTTCTCTCTTACCAATGCCTCTATATCGAGGGGGATTTGCTTTTTCATCCAATTGTAACTGTGTTTTCACATATTCTGTGGGAAAGGTGATACAGATCTCAATACCTCCAGCAATGCCACCTGCACAGAACAGAGAATTAGAAATGTTATGTTGGGAAAGAAAAAGCAAGCAAAACGGAAATTGTGCCATACTGTACTGTGCCAATACAACACTGCAAGTTTTCCCAGTATCAGCTTTGGCAACAATGAAATAAGTATAGCAACAcagcagaaacattttaaaaaaaaaaaaaaatcagaagacacCCAAAAAACTCACTGACTCAGCCAGAGAAGACAAAAGGGGAGCAGATCAAAGAATTCCATTGAGACAATGAGAAAATTCCTAAATTATACATGCaaatccaaaaacaaaacaaaaaacccaacttcGATAAGTTACAATGAAGGTTAAGTACAGTTTAAGAGAAGAGAATCCATCAAAAATGAAGATTAACTATAGAAATCGTAAGTACTATGTTGTAACTTCACCAACACCCaactcacatacacacagatcagtaacagagagaaagccgtgctagtctatatactaccaaaacaccctcctcaggcagcgtcggctccgctggcttggccacgtccacaggatgagtgatggaaggattccaaaagacatcctgtatggtgagctagcctctggcaaaagacctcccggacgtccCCAGATGTGctacagagatgtctgcaagagagacctcagagaggtagacatctagctggacaactgggaagaactagcagacgactgcagtagatggaggcaggggttacacaagggccttcagaagggcgagatgaggatcagacagctagcagaggagaagcgagcgcacagaaagcacactaaggacttgccagacacccaccacatctgcaagagatgcagcaaggactgtcactctcgtgtgggtcttcatagtcacagtagccgctgtaaatgaagtcctcaattgaaactataaagggcgcgatccatagtctatgcagactgaaggatgcctactactaccaaaacaaaaaagcagtacagtagcactttaaagactaacaaaataatttattaggtgagctttcctgggacagacccacttcttcagaccttagccataccagaagagactcaatacttaaggcatagagaaccaaaaatagcaatcaaggttgacaaatcagaaaaaaaattatctagttgagcaaatcagagagtagaggggcaggaagtgggagggagttaagaattagattaagccaagtatgcaaaagagcccctataatgtcccagaaaattcgcatcccggttcaaaccatgcgttaatgtgtcgaatttgaatataaaagagagttcagcagcctctctttccaaagtagcgtgaaaattcctcttcagtaagacacaaactcttaattaacagaatggcccactccattaaaatataggctgactggtttgtgggtcaggagtgtttttatgtctgttttatgtccattaattctttgccaaagagagtttgaagactgtccaatatacaaagcatctgggcatcgttggcacatgatggcatatatgatgttagtttagGAACATGAGAacatgcccatgattctgtgtctaacctggttaggtccagtgatggtatatccagaatagatacgtcgacaaagctggcagcgggctttgttgcaaggaaaagtcccaggactgatgttcctgcggtatagactgtggctgttggtgagaatcctcataaggttgggaggttgtctatagaagaGAACAGAACTGTcacgtagggccttctggagtgtggcgtcctgattaaggataggttgtacgcctttaataatgcgttgcagtggtttgagttgggggctgtaggtgatgaccagtggtgttctgtcttggcttttttgggcctatcttggagtagctggtctctgggtattcgtctggccctgtcaatttgttttttttttttttatttctcctggtgggtaattcaggtttatgaatatttggtaaagatcttgtagtttttggtctctgtcagtaggatcagagcaaatgcgattgtacctaagggcttgactgtaaacaatggatctagttaagtgtacaggatggaagctagaagcatgtaaggacatattttgttagtctttaaagtgctactttactgcttttttgttttgataatacacACAGATCATTAAACAAACCAATAAAtatcagataaaaaaaaaaatcaacaaacacACTAACACCAGTCCAatgactatatatatatttttttattttagtggGAGTTGGATCATCCAATTTTCACTTTAGACCACATCAGGATTTGTGTGTTCTCCATGTATGGAAAATCCAACCCAATATTTTAGACACCCATTTTTGCAAATCTTGTCCCACTGACTGACTAATATCCAATGGTTTTATTAATCTTTGGACTGTATCTATAAAATTTTAAGAGGTCAGTTTTCTCCCTATGCCCACAGACTTCTCATTACACTAATCAACCAAGGAATATTTTATCTCACGCTTCTTCTAATTTCAAATTAACCTTTCAGAAGTCTTCAATTGAACGTGAAATCACTTTTCCAGACCTCCTACAATCTCATCCTTCTCTCACTGGATTTAAAAGACAGGATTCCAGTTGATTTTAGTGTTAGACATATCAGGCCCCTAATCCTTATACTGCACACGTGCTAACCATGCCTTTCAAGAAATCAGTCCTGATTGAGCTAACTTACCATTTTGCCCCCATTCCATCCATCCAGAAACCCTTCCAAGTCAATATATTTCAATGCAGTTTCAATGTTTTCAGCTTTCAAAACAACCCTATGACAGATATGACTGCAAATCATGTTTTTTACAACTCAATTCTTCACTGCCTTGTACCTAGTAATTATTCACCCCACTTCAAAAAAGAGTTGTAAGAACTCTACTCAAGGAAACAGTATACACAAGCAGAGACGAAAATAAGCCAGAATGCTTCCCCTCAGGTTTCTGGGGATATCCTGCAGGCTCCACACTAAGCAACAGGCTGCCAACCAGGTTAaaggggctggctctgggagcacatcccagctcccagccctgctcccccagggtgTCAtttggggaaggcgggagggggGGTGCTAAAATCCCCTCCCCAGGATTTGTAGCAGGACATTGCTTGCTGATCCTGTTGCCACGAGGGAGCAAGATACACACAGAagccccaccccacacttaaatttcttacaggaaCTGTTTTGTCAAAATCCCCTACCCCTGCACTGAATGCCCCCTCCTCAGGGGATTGCTGCAGTACAACAGTATCTGTAACTTCCACCTCTCTGTACAAGAGATTAAAGAATGTGCAAAGCAGTGGTGAATGCAGCCCTTACTTAGGTCCCTAAATGACCCTTTTTGAAAGTCTAGGGACTGTAAATTTCTTGTGGAGAGGAAGAAGGAGGAAACCCATATGGCTCACCCCAAAAATGTCTCTGTAGAGCACAGTCTCTTTTTTCTGACTTCTCCCTACCCTTGAGGGAAGATGTCATTAAAGTAAATGAAGacaaaaagaagcagtcctcaATGTCTGTCCCAAAATAGGCGTATTACAGGTGTCAACATCCTGCCAACACCCCCTTTCACCTCCAACCAAATCACCTCAGCCCCACTGAGACCAGCCCCTTTGAAACCAAATTTCCCCACCCCAATAGGGCCTGCCCTCCCTTGCCTgtcacccctcctccagccccagtgaaaCGAACCCATCCACCCGCAATAGACCTTTCTTTGCCAAGCCCCACTGAGCCCAAACCCCACCCTCAACCAGCCCCACTGAGATCAAGCCCCCCCCCAGGCTGACTCCTTCAGCCTTCCTGAGCCCaaccccctcaccccaaccccactgaGGCCTGACCCCCACAACCAGTCCTGCTCCTCCATCCCCAATGAGACCCCAACCCACCAAAAGCCTCACTGGGACCAACCCTCTTCCCTAACCCCCACAAACACTAAGAGCTCCACTGAAACCGACCCCCACCACCTAGTCAGGCTCCCCGAGACCAATTCCTCGCCCCCGCCCCACTGAGCCCGACTTCTCGCCCACAACAAGCCCCAGGGAaaccgaccccccccccccgcgcgctCCACAGTCGAGCCAACACCCCCTCAGGCGCCCACACGCGCTCCCGCGCGCGCCCCCTCACACCAGCTCGGGCGGGCTACACACACGAGAACACCAACACAAGAATACCCTGGCGCCCGCCGTCGGGGCGGAGAGTCTGAACACCGCCCCGCCCGCTACCCCAACCCGCCGCCCTGCCCTGGCGCACAGGGCGGGGCCGGCGGGAAGCGGCTCCGCCTCGCTCCCCGCCTGCTTCTTACCGGCCAGAATCGCCTTCCCGGGGTGGGTGAGCTTAGCCCGCCCGCCTCCTGCGCTGGCGGCGGCAAGGGCCGGGCTCCAGGGAACGGCCGTGCACGCGGGTCTGTCTGCGCCCGCCCGCATCGCACCCCTAGCTCTCTTCGGCCCGGCAGCGTGGCGAGGAGCTCGCGGCCCACCTGACTTGC
This Carettochelys insculpta isolate YL-2023 chromosome 19, ASM3395843v1, whole genome shotgun sequence DNA region includes the following protein-coding sequences:
- the LOC142023213 gene encoding tricarboxylate transport protein, mitochondrial-like isoform X2, with amino-acid sequence MFEFLSNYAKDSSGKLDNRKSLLCGLGAGVAEAVVVVCPMETIKVKFIHDQSSVIPKYKGFFHGVREIVREQGLRGTYQGLTATVLKQGSNQAIRFFVMTSLRNWYLGDNPHRKVNPFITAAFGATAGAASVFGNTPLDVIKTRMQGLEAHKYKNTLDCAYQILKNEGPLAFYKGTVPRLGRVCLDVAIVFVIYDEVVKILNKAWKTD
- the LOC142023213 gene encoding tricarboxylate transport protein, mitochondrial-like isoform X1 encodes the protein MRAGADRPACTAVPWSPALAAASAGGGRAKLTHPGKAILAGGIAGGIEICITFPTEYVKTQLQLDEKANPPRYRGIGHCVKLTIQDHGVKGLYRGLSSLLYGSIPKSAVRFGMFEFLSNYAKDSSGKLDNRKSLLCGLGAGVAEAVVVVCPMETIKVKFIHDQSSVIPKYKGFFHGVREIVREQGLRGTYQGLTATVLKQGSNQAIRFFVMTSLRNWYLGDNPHRKVNPFITAAFGATAGAASVFGNTPLDVIKTRMQGLEAHKYKNTLDCAYQILKNEGPLAFYKGTVPRLGRVCLDVAIVFVIYDEVVKILNKAWKTD